One window from the genome of Pyxicephalus adspersus chromosome 6, UCB_Pads_2.0, whole genome shotgun sequence encodes:
- the GALT gene encoding galactose-1-phosphate uridylyltransferase, whose translation MEPEISFQPSEHQHIRYNPLHDDWVLVSAHRMKRPWQGQVEKPPQENIPRHDPKNPLCPGACRAGGQINPEYDGTFVFENDFPALQADAPEPGPSNHPLLQAKSARGVCQVMCFHPWSDITLPLMTNQEVRAVIDKWAEIISDLGSTYPWVQIFENKGEMMGCSNPHPHCQIWASNFLPNEAQTEDRTQREYFRTHGTPMLLEYGRLEEKNKERLVLSNVHWLVLVPYWAVWPFQTLLLPRRHVTRLQDLDSAERDSLASIMKRLLCKYDNLFEVSFPYSMGWHGAPTGKYLNEDCSHWQLHAHYYPPLLRSASVRKFMVGYEMLAQAQRDLTAEQAAERLRNLPEEHYKQKQAQSQNKDAE comes from the exons ATGGAGCCGGAGATCTCCTTCCAGCCCAGTG AACACCAACACATCCGCTATAACCCCCTCCATGATGACTGGGTGCTGGTCTCTGCCCACCGGATGAAGCGACCCTGGCAGGGGCAGGTAGAGAAGCCCCCACAGGAGAATATCCCCAGGCATGACCCCAAGAACCCGCTGTGCCCTGGAGCCTGCAGAGCCGGAGGACAG ATAAATCCTGAATATGATGGGACGTTTGTCTTTGAAAACGATTTCCCCGCCCTGCAAGCGGACGCCCCGGAGCCAG gTCCCAGCAATCACCCTCTGCTGCAAGCAAAATCTGCCCGCGGCGTTTG cCAGGTGATGTGTTTCCACCCCTGGTCAGACATTACTCTCCCTCTAATGACCAATCAGGAAGTCAGAGCTGTGATTGACAAGTGGGCGGAGATAATCAGCGACTTAGGGTCCACTTACCCCTGGGTTCAG atcttTGAAAACAAAGGAGAAATGATGGGGTGTTCCAACCCGCACCCCCACTGCCAG ATATGGGCAAGTAATTTCCTACCTAATGAAGCTCAGACAGAGGACCGGACACAGAGAGAATACTTCCGGACACACGGCACCCCCATGTTATTGGAGTACGGGAGGCTGGAGGAGAAGAACAAG GAGCGTTTGGTTCTCAGTAATGTCCACTGGCTGGTCCTGGTCCCATATTGGGCGGTTTGGCCTTTTCAGACCCTTTTGCTGCCTCGCCGTCATGTAACTCGCCTGCAGGACCTGGACAGTGCAGAGAGAGACA GTCTGGCCTCCATTATGAAGCGACTACTCTGCAAGTACGACAATTTGTTTGAGGTCTCCTTCCCGTACTCCATGGGCTGGCACG GTGCTCCGACCGGTAAATACCTCAATGAGGACTGCAGCCATTGGCAGCTCCATGCTCACTACTATCCGCCACTGCTTCGCTCTGCTTCTGTGCGTAAGTTCATGGTGGGGTATGAGATGTTGGCCCAAGCTCAGAGAGACCTGACAGCGGAGCAG GCGGCTGAGCGTCTTCGGAATTTACCAGAGGAACATTACAAGCAGAAACAGGCGCAGTCACAGAATAAAGACGCAGAGTGA
- the SIGMAR1 gene encoding sigma non-opioid intracellular receptor 1 produces the protein MLGCCGSRAVRAAVLVAVIGVMLALVRQWLMSKTYTFTREEISALAREHAGLDYEVAFSKMIIELRKKHPGHILPDEDLQWVFVNAGGWMGSMCLLHASLTEYVLLFGTAVDTGGHSGRYWAEISDTILSGTFRQWKEGTTKSEIFYPGDTIVHEVGEATSVQWSAGTWMVEYGRGFIPSTLGFALADTFFSTQDFLTFYYTVRVYTKALLLEANTYLSEVGFF, from the exons ATGCTGGGCTGCTGCGGGTCCCGGGCGGTGAGGGCCGCCGTGCTAGTGGCGGTGATTGGGGTCATGCTTGCCCTGGTCCGCCAATGGCTGATGAGCAAAACGTACACCTTCACCCGGGAGGAGATCTCTGCCTTGGCACGGGAACACGCAG GTCTGGATTATGAAGTCGCCTTCTCCAAGATGATCATCGAGCTGCGGAAGAAGCACCCCGGGCACATCCTGCCAGACGAGGACCTGCAGTGGGTGTTTGTGAATGCCGGCGGGTGGATGGGCTCCATGTGCCTCCTGCACGCCTCCCTCACTGAGTATGTGCTGCTATTTGGCACAGCGGTGGACACCGGCGGGCACTCAG GACGTTACTGGGCGGAGATCTCAGACACCATCCTGTCCGGAACGTTCCGTCAGTGGAAAGAAGGAACGACGAAGAGTGAAATATTTTATCCAG GTGACACCATTGTGCATGAGGTGGGAGAAGCCACATCCGTCCAATGGAGCGCTGGAACGTGGATGGTGGAGTATGGCCGAGGGTTCATCCCCTCCACGCTGGGTTTTGCTCTGGCTGACACCTTTTTCAGCACCCAGGACTTCCTCACCTTCTACTACACTGTCAGGGTTTACACCAAGGCGCTGCTATTGGAGGCCAACACCTACCTGTCCGAGGTGGGATTCTTCTAA